One stretch of Celeribacter baekdonensis DNA includes these proteins:
- a CDS encoding type IV toxin-antitoxin system AbiEi family antitoxin domain-containing protein — protein sequence MSGQEHEKLKNLLEAVPTGFLVDSVWLEHHGIGRRSSYAYVQRGWLERLGRGIFRRPSPSSATTNTLDWKTCLLSLQHIMHYPVHIGGVTALSLQGYAHYLSLGDKSTVWLYGSKIPNWLEKLPLNAELRPRSVSLFSDPELGVADTLNNLNETASSLPWDWKLVMSSPERAIFEALDELPDQESFHNLDMAFESLTTLRPRTLAALLSSCKKIKVKRLFFVFADRHDHAWRKRLDPEEFDLGSGDRALVKGGKIHPRYRIMVPEEFVRKERGHGA from the coding sequence ATGAGCGGACAAGAACACGAAAAACTAAAGAACCTTCTTGAGGCTGTCCCCACGGGGTTCCTCGTGGACTCCGTCTGGCTTGAGCACCACGGGATAGGCCGGCGTTCGTCCTACGCCTATGTCCAACGCGGCTGGCTAGAACGCCTTGGCCGCGGCATCTTCCGCCGCCCCTCACCAAGCAGCGCCACCACGAACACACTCGACTGGAAGACCTGCCTGCTCTCGCTCCAGCACATCATGCACTACCCTGTCCATATCGGCGGGGTGACGGCATTGAGCCTGCAAGGCTATGCGCACTATCTCTCCCTCGGAGACAAGAGCACGGTCTGGCTCTACGGCTCAAAAATTCCCAACTGGCTCGAAAAACTGCCGCTCAACGCCGAACTCCGCCCACGCAGCGTATCGCTGTTCTCCGATCCGGAGTTGGGTGTCGCTGACACACTAAATAATCTCAACGAGACAGCATCGTCCCTGCCATGGGACTGGAAACTGGTGATGTCCTCGCCGGAACGCGCGATCTTTGAGGCGCTGGACGAGTTGCCGGATCAAGAGAGCTTTCACAACCTCGACATGGCGTTCGAAAGCCTGACGACGTTGCGCCCGAGAACCCTCGCGGCGCTGCTCAGCAGTTGCAAGAAGATCAAGGTCAAACGCCTGTTCTTCGTGTTCGCCGACCGCCACGACCATGCCTGGCGCAAGCGACTCGATCCGGAAGAGTTCGACCTCGGCAGCGGCGACCGCGCATTGGTTAAAGGCGGCAAGATACATCCGCGCTACAGGATCATGGTGCCCGAAGAGTTTGTAAGAAAGGAACGTGGTCATGGCGCGTGA
- a CDS encoding SEC-C metal-binding domain-containing protein, with product MRSEEQCFQELMEVCRAPGFAHAIAMFCFRDNWIGFKDQMTGKLLADKKTPERLIRTEIASLIGGLLGGAGSTELPDQAVMVNYLEQAERLLEEIHQCMVADAFSDLKAHSSPLSTGEAIREAAFYATESAYAFQYKDFAEVRYQQDEQWLAGNVGFTLKDAKLIADVIVDIQSKKAMDHLANLRKTDPTLWTMLPAFELVPEEVSGASGLPIKTVKRLFAAFSCDVKNENANFRSVTDFNITSAKPIVLLEGQYFLFQYVSLMEAIYECPAHWMYQDAAYRAAASQNKGHFTEAMTFDFLKRIFGEEYVFQNLDLYKGMNKVGEIDVYVSFGEVGIICQCKSQKLTVASRSGNLVRIKKDFQLAIQEAYDQCRVCFDGLLDPDVIAKDAAGNVVDLQRPERVFPITVISDHFPALSIQVRQFLATNTAEGFEEPLCVDLFTLDVISELVPSPIRVLAYLERRSLYYDRIMTTNELGVLGYFLRVNLWLESENDFLNLDDSLASDIDSAMIVRREGLPGKDTPEGLLTRFKDTFVGHVIDDVDRNPNALCVELGLSLLEMGEDGINDVEALVSRMSARGRGDVTLPMENRSSGLTIHCNSDPQYIAEPSLRKHMVRRKYYQKADKWLGLNVDPSTKLVRFGAYARQKHVFNYELEALMASAPPLVKTKDVLRGVPRRKVGRNEKCPCGSGKKYKHCCGKG from the coding sequence GTGCGATCCGAAGAACAGTGCTTTCAAGAGTTGATGGAAGTTTGCCGAGCTCCTGGCTTTGCTCATGCGATCGCGATGTTCTGTTTCCGGGATAATTGGATCGGCTTCAAAGATCAGATGACCGGAAAGTTGCTTGCTGACAAGAAAACGCCGGAGCGCCTAATAAGAACTGAAATCGCGTCGTTGATCGGCGGCCTGCTCGGAGGCGCAGGTTCGACTGAACTCCCAGATCAAGCGGTGATGGTGAATTATCTAGAGCAAGCAGAACGCTTGCTTGAAGAAATTCATCAATGCATGGTCGCAGACGCTTTCTCTGACTTGAAGGCGCATAGTTCACCCCTTTCTACCGGAGAGGCAATCAGAGAAGCAGCGTTTTATGCGACCGAAAGCGCATATGCATTCCAGTACAAAGACTTCGCGGAAGTTCGCTACCAGCAGGATGAGCAATGGCTGGCAGGCAACGTAGGCTTCACGTTGAAAGACGCCAAGTTAATCGCCGATGTAATCGTTGATATCCAATCAAAAAAAGCGATGGATCACCTCGCAAATCTGAGGAAGACTGACCCTACGCTTTGGACGATGCTCCCGGCATTCGAGCTGGTACCGGAGGAAGTGAGTGGCGCTTCGGGTTTGCCCATAAAAACTGTTAAGAGGTTATTCGCTGCATTCTCATGTGATGTCAAAAATGAAAATGCGAACTTTCGATCAGTAACGGACTTCAATATTACTTCGGCAAAGCCCATCGTCCTCTTGGAAGGACAGTACTTTCTCTTTCAGTACGTCAGCCTTATGGAAGCGATTTATGAGTGTCCGGCTCACTGGATGTACCAAGACGCGGCATATAGAGCGGCGGCATCCCAAAATAAGGGCCACTTCACAGAGGCCATGACCTTCGATTTCCTGAAAAGGATTTTCGGCGAGGAGTATGTCTTCCAGAACCTGGACCTTTACAAAGGCATGAACAAAGTCGGCGAAATAGATGTTTACGTATCGTTTGGTGAGGTTGGGATCATCTGTCAGTGCAAGTCACAGAAGCTTACGGTCGCCTCCCGGAGCGGCAACTTAGTCAGAATCAAGAAAGATTTCCAGCTCGCAATTCAGGAGGCATATGATCAGTGCCGTGTGTGTTTTGATGGGCTTCTAGATCCGGATGTAATTGCAAAGGACGCTGCCGGAAATGTCGTGGACTTGCAGAGACCAGAGCGTGTCTTCCCGATTACGGTTATTTCAGATCACTTTCCGGCACTGAGCATTCAGGTTCGGCAATTCCTGGCAACGAATACTGCTGAAGGCTTTGAAGAACCGCTTTGCGTCGATCTATTCACCTTGGACGTGATATCGGAACTGGTCCCCTCTCCCATTCGGGTCTTAGCCTACCTAGAGCGCCGTTCCTTATACTACGATAGGATAATGACGACTAACGAATTGGGGGTACTTGGGTATTTCCTGAGAGTGAACCTTTGGCTCGAAAGTGAAAATGATTTTTTGAACCTAGATGACAGTCTGGCGAGCGATATTGATTCCGCCATGATCGTGCGGCGGGAAGGTCTACCTGGCAAAGATACTCCCGAAGGACTGCTGACGCGTTTCAAAGATACTTTTGTCGGCCATGTGATCGATGATGTTGATCGAAATCCGAACGCGCTCTGTGTTGAGTTGGGGCTGTCTCTACTGGAGATGGGAGAGGATGGGATCAACGATGTTGAGGCGTTGGTCTCACGGATGTCGGCACGAGGACGGGGTGACGTAACGCTACCTATGGAAAATCGTTCGTCAGGCCTGACCATCCACTGCAACTCTGATCCCCAATACATTGCCGAGCCTTCTCTGCGAAAGCACATGGTGCGTCGCAAGTATTATCAAAAGGCTGACAAATGGTTGGGTCTCAATGTTGATCCATCGACCAAGCTGGTACGTTTCGGCGCATATGCGCGGCAGAAGCACGTATTCAACTATGAACTGGAAGCATTGATGGCTTCAGCGCCGCCCTTGGTGAAAACTAAGGATGTCTTGCGAGGAGTGCCACGGCGAAAAGTTGGGCGGAACGAGAAGTGTCCGTGCGGAAGCGGCAAAAAGTACAAGCATTGCTGCGGCAAGGGCTAG
- a CDS encoding nucleotidyl transferase AbiEii/AbiGii toxin family protein, with translation MAREDYAAQVALLVRILPYVAKEEIFALKGGTAINLFYRDLPRLSVDIDLTYLPVKDRAESLAEINDAMDRIAAAIEDGITGANAQRIAGGGGGATRALARLGAAEIKIETSPVTRGVVHDPEQREVSEAVEEEFGYAMMNIVSFEDLFGGKLHAAVDRQHPRDLYDVKLLYENEGFTDELFRTFLIYVASSPRPPHELLNPNLINIDQPYAREFEGMTKEAVDLTELIATRDRLIGDIQSRMDEDAKRFLRTLHEGDPDFDAIDRPQAAELPAVRWKLINVNKLKAENPKKHAAQGKELEKLLG, from the coding sequence ATGGCGCGTGAAGACTATGCCGCCCAAGTGGCCCTGCTCGTGCGCATACTGCCGTATGTCGCAAAGGAAGAGATATTTGCGCTGAAGGGCGGGACGGCCATCAACCTCTTCTATCGCGACCTTCCGCGCCTCTCGGTCGATATCGATCTGACCTATCTGCCTGTCAAAGACCGCGCCGAAAGCCTCGCCGAAATCAACGACGCGATGGACCGGATTGCCGCCGCCATCGAAGACGGCATCACCGGTGCCAACGCGCAGCGTATTGCGGGCGGTGGCGGCGGCGCCACACGCGCGCTCGCACGCCTCGGTGCAGCCGAAATCAAGATCGAAACCTCCCCTGTCACCCGCGGCGTCGTGCATGATCCGGAACAACGCGAAGTCTCGGAAGCCGTCGAGGAAGAGTTCGGATACGCGATGATGAACATCGTCTCCTTCGAGGATTTGTTCGGCGGTAAGCTACATGCGGCCGTCGATCGCCAGCACCCGCGGGATCTCTATGACGTCAAGCTCCTCTACGAGAACGAAGGGTTTACCGACGAGTTGTTCCGCACCTTCCTGATCTATGTGGCGAGTTCACCGCGCCCGCCGCATGAATTGCTGAATCCCAACCTGATCAATATCGATCAACCCTATGCGCGAGAATTCGAGGGCATGACGAAGGAGGCGGTCGACCTTACGGAATTGATCGCAACGCGCGACCGCCTGATAGGCGACATACAATCCCGAATGGATGAAGACGCGAAGAGGTTTCTGAGAACCCTGCATGAAGGCGATCCCGACTTCGACGCGATCGATCGCCCTCAAGCGGCCGAGCTTCCGGCGGTCAGATGGAAGCTGATCAACGTGAACAAGCTGAAAGCAGAAAACCCCAAGAAGCATGCCGCCCAAGGCAAAGAGTTAGAGAAGCTCCTCGGCTGA
- a CDS encoding DUF6088 family protein gives MQTTSQAIKAYAEALPKGATLSARELLHLGERAAVDQALSRLVRRGELMRVRRGLFASPVKTRFGNRAPSVQAVVEHIAKSTGERVSQSGASAANLLGISAQNPSRQVYWTSGPSRHLKLGVQSVELKHVPSWQLRAPISRAGYAFRALAYFGKSEAAQALRRIKATLNEEEQRELLSLRACAPTWLAKELSALASSQ, from the coding sequence ATGCAAACCACATCCCAAGCGATCAAGGCCTATGCTGAAGCATTGCCGAAGGGTGCGACCCTGTCGGCGCGGGAGTTGTTGCACCTCGGAGAGCGTGCGGCGGTCGATCAGGCGCTGTCGCGGCTGGTGCGGCGAGGGGAGCTTATGCGTGTGAGGCGAGGATTGTTCGCGTCGCCTGTGAAGACCCGCTTCGGGAACCGGGCGCCCTCGGTTCAGGCCGTGGTTGAGCACATTGCGAAATCAACCGGTGAGCGCGTGTCGCAAAGCGGAGCGTCGGCAGCGAACCTGCTCGGCATTTCGGCGCAGAATCCTTCCCGTCAAGTGTATTGGACCTCCGGGCCGAGCCGTCATTTGAAACTCGGAGTGCAAAGCGTCGAGCTTAAACATGTGCCGAGCTGGCAGCTTCGAGCACCCATCAGTCGTGCCGGGTACGCCTTTCGGGCGCTCGCCTATTTCGGCAAATCCGAAGCTGCTCAGGCATTGAGGCGTATCAAGGCGACGCTGAACGAAGAGGAGCAGCGCGAGCTTCTGAGCCTTCGCGCCTGTGCGCCAACCTGGTTGGCCAAGGAACTTAGCGCGCTCGCGTCATCGCAATGA